In Rattus rattus isolate New Zealand chromosome 3, Rrattus_CSIRO_v1, whole genome shotgun sequence, one genomic interval encodes:
- the Rfesd gene encoding Rieske domain-containing protein isoform X2: MDPEISEQDEEQKTVCVGREEDIRRSERMTAVVHGREVVIFYHKGEYHAMDIRCYHSGGPLHLGEIEADMIVLADCHSYSDQPGRYATRDPGERRQK; the protein is encoded by the exons ATGGACCCTGAAATCTCTGAACAGGATGAGGAACAGAAGACGGTCTGTGTTGGCAGAGAAGAGGACATTAGGAGGTCAGAGAGAATGACAGCTGTTGTCCATGGCAGAGAAGTGGTCATTTTCTACCACAAGGGGGAATATCATGCAATGGACATTCGCTGCTACC ATTCTGGAGGACCCTTGCACTTGGGAGAAATTGAG GCTGACATGATAGTACTGGCTGATTGTCACAGCTACTCAGACCAGCCTGGAAGGTACGCAACAAG agacccaggagaaaggagacagaagtgA
- the Rfesd gene encoding Rieske domain-containing protein isoform X1 gives MDPEISEQDEEQKTVCVGREEDIRRSERMTAVVHGREVVIFYHKGEYHAMDIRCYHSGGPLHLGEIEDFNGQSCIVCPWHKYKITLTTGEGLYQSIDPKDPSAKPKWCSKGVKQRIHIVTVKNGNIYVTLSKEPFKCDSDYYATGEFKVIQSSS, from the exons ATGGACCCTGAAATCTCTGAACAGGATGAGGAACAGAAGACGGTCTGTGTTGGCAGAGAAGAGGACATTAGGAGGTCAGAGAGAATGACAGCTGTTGTCCATGGCAGAGAAGTGGTCATTTTCTACCACAAGGGGGAATATCATGCAATGGACATTCGCTGCTACC ATTCTGGAGGACCCTTGCACTTGGGAGAAATTGAG GATTTCAATGGACAATCATGTATAGTTTGCCCATGGCATAAATACAAAATCACTTTGACAACAGGAGAAGGATTATACCAGTCTATAGATCCTAAAGACCCATCAGCAAAACCCAAGTGGTGCTCCAAAGGAGTAAAGCAAAGGATTCACATTGTGACGGTGAAGAATGGCAACATTTATGTGACGCTTTCTAAGGAACCTTTCAAATGTGACTCTGATTATTATGCCACTGGAGAATTCAAAGTGATTCAGAGTTCTTCCTGA